A region of Shewanella psychromarinicola DNA encodes the following proteins:
- a CDS encoding GNAT family N-acetyltransferase, giving the protein MYHPTWLDTKITANHQPSVATKSIAVNPRATNPTATNPTAIELTAIKHCASKLSAIKAWSALKLFYRQHMPYARLAQKEAVAVIHHLHSSGTDSTDLNQQTIVAAIRIKPIGQYQLISGLLVHPHYRGQQLSSQLLQFIAPKLTSRHCFLFAHPWLIGLYQRQHFMVIDPSAFARLPAEIMQLYHRYHSEQRPLVIMQLHDAEVTAP; this is encoded by the coding sequence ATGTATCACCCCACTTGGCTAGACACAAAGATAACGGCAAACCACCAGCCATCTGTTGCGACTAAATCCATTGCGGTTAACCCAAGAGCAACTAATCCGACTGCAACTAATCCGACTGCGATTGAACTCACGGCTATCAAGCACTGTGCCAGTAAACTTTCTGCTATAAAAGCGTGGTCTGCACTCAAATTATTTTATCGTCAGCATATGCCTTATGCTCGATTAGCCCAAAAAGAAGCGGTTGCAGTGATTCATCACCTACACTCTTCTGGCACAGATAGCACAGACTTAAATCAGCAAACAATCGTTGCCGCAATAAGAATTAAACCGATAGGCCAATATCAATTGATAAGTGGATTATTAGTCCATCCTCACTATCGTGGCCAACAACTTTCAAGTCAGTTATTGCAATTTATCGCGCCCAAATTAACGAGTAGACATTGCTTCTTATTTGCCCACCCCTGGTTAATTGGCTTATATCAACGGCAGCACTTTATGGTGATAGACCCGAGTGCGTTTGCTAGGTTACCGGCAGAGATAATGCAGTTATATCATCGATATCACAGTGAGCAACGGCCATTAGTGATAATGCAACTCCATGACGCTGAAGTGACAGCGCCATAA
- a CDS encoding ferredoxin--NADP reductase → MWTTGKVIERIDWNDKLFSLRIKADVEPFIAGQFIKLSQMRDEKRVARAYSLVNSPGTDYVEVLAVSVEDGQLSPDLKALNPGDTIEVTPKATGFMTLDEVPNGVLQGKHLWFFATGTAVGPFISMLATAEPWQRFEKVVLVYGVRFAEDLAYLATINQFIEQHPQQFVFIPIVTREDYPEGLSCRIPDGISSGLIEQKAGLGINAEHSQVMICGNPGMISDAQIALVDKGLAKNLRRAPGQITVEKYW, encoded by the coding sequence ATGTGGACAACGGGTAAGGTAATTGAGCGCATTGATTGGAATGATAAATTATTCTCATTGCGCATCAAAGCCGATGTCGAACCTTTTATCGCAGGTCAGTTTATTAAGCTCAGCCAAATGCGTGATGAAAAGCGTGTCGCGCGGGCGTATTCACTGGTAAATTCTCCAGGTACGGATTATGTCGAAGTGCTGGCGGTGTCGGTAGAGGATGGGCAATTATCTCCAGATCTAAAAGCATTAAACCCAGGAGACACCATTGAAGTGACGCCCAAAGCGACTGGATTTATGACCTTAGATGAAGTGCCTAACGGCGTATTGCAAGGCAAACATTTGTGGTTCTTTGCTACCGGTACCGCTGTGGGTCCTTTTATCTCTATGCTGGCAACGGCAGAACCTTGGCAACGCTTTGAAAAAGTCGTATTAGTTTATGGTGTCAGGTTCGCTGAAGATTTAGCTTATTTAGCAACCATTAACCAGTTTATTGAACAACATCCACAGCAGTTTGTGTTTATTCCGATTGTGACCCGTGAAGACTATCCTGAAGGGTTATCGTGTCGCATTCCTGATGGCATTAGCAGCGGATTAATTGAACAAAAAGCGGGGTTAGGGATTAATGCAGAACATTCTCAAGTGATGATCTGTGGTAACCCAGGGATGATAAGTGACGCTCAAATAGCCCTAGTAGATAAAGGATTAGCCAAAAATCTTCGACGTGCTCCTGGGCAAATAACGGTCGAAAAATATTGGTAA
- a CDS encoding Dyp-type peroxidase, which yields MGNQVMPREQLGICAEGNLHSVYLMFNANDGVEDQLRPSIANVAQYIYELTDQYADSAFNGFVGIGANFWDTFYPEARPALLKPFPAMNDGNRDAPAMEYDLFVHIRCDRYDILHLVANEINQMFEDLVELVDEERGFRFMDSRDLTGFVDGTENPKGRHRQQVALVGDEDQDFVSGSYLHVQKYMHNLSKWHRLPLKKQEDIFGRTKVDDIEYESEDKPLTSHTKRVNLKDPQGKALEILRQSMPYGSIREQGLMFLSVCRTPDNFEKMLRSMVHGDGHGNHDHLMSFTKALTGSSFFVPSLDFLTQFDDV from the coding sequence ATGGGTAACCAAGTTATGCCTCGTGAACAGTTAGGGATTTGCGCAGAAGGGAATTTACACAGTGTGTACTTGATGTTTAATGCCAATGACGGTGTTGAAGATCAACTACGTCCGTCCATTGCTAATGTGGCGCAATACATTTACGAACTCACGGATCAGTATGCAGACAGTGCTTTTAATGGCTTTGTGGGTATTGGGGCCAATTTTTGGGATACTTTTTATCCAGAAGCTCGTCCAGCATTGTTGAAACCTTTTCCTGCAATGAATGACGGTAATCGTGATGCTCCCGCGATGGAATATGATCTGTTTGTTCATATCCGTTGCGATCGTTATGATATTTTGCATCTTGTTGCTAATGAAATTAATCAAATGTTTGAGGATTTGGTTGAGTTAGTCGATGAAGAGCGCGGTTTTCGATTTATGGACAGTCGTGATTTAACCGGCTTTGTTGATGGTACTGAAAACCCTAAAGGGCGCCATCGTCAACAAGTTGCGCTCGTCGGTGATGAAGATCAAGACTTTGTATCTGGTAGTTATCTACATGTGCAAAAATACATGCATAACTTAAGTAAATGGCATCGTTTACCACTTAAAAAACAAGAAGATATTTTTGGTCGAACCAAAGTTGATGATATTGAGTACGAGTCAGAAGATAAGCCATTAACCAGCCATACGAAACGAGTCAATTTAAAGGACCCACAGGGTAAAGCATTAGAGATTTTACGCCAAAGCATGCCATATGGTTCGATTAGAGAACAAGGGCTAATGTTTCTTTCTGTATGCCGTACACCTGATAACTTCGAAAAAATGCTCCGCAGTATGGTGCACGGTGATGGTCATGGAAATCATGATCATCTAATGTCGTTTACTAAAGCGTTGACTGGGTCGTCATTTTTTGTACCATCACTGGATTTTTTAACTCAATTTGATGATGTGTAA
- a CDS encoding FMN-binding glutamate synthase family protein yields the protein MLQQHWFMWGIDIFSGLLLMLFWFLLIAVIYMFIADKLQTKQAIRHNYPVIGRFRYILEKQGEFFRQYFFAQDREELPFNRAERSWVYRAAKNVDRTIAFGSTQILDKPGAVMFMNSAFPINDHDTHKTIAVTIGPDCNHPYITEKICHISAMSFGALSRPAITALSHGAAKAGCWLNTGEGGLSPYHLKGHCDLVFQIGTAKYGVRNAQGHLDAQKLTEIAAHPEVKMFEIKLSQGAKPGKGGILPAIKVTEEIAIIRGIPAGQDSISPNGHIELNNVADIVDMINQVRGITGKPTGIKAVLGDMSWVTEFLDEIERRGIEHAPDFFTLDSSDGGTGAAPQALMDNVGLPLRQSLPLLVDLLNERGFKQRIKIIATGKMIIPSYVAWALATGADFIASARGNMFALGCIQSLQCNKDTCPTGITTHNTRLQKGLDPKDKSVRVANYNHFLHYDLIMIAHSCGVTDPRYLTRHHARIVQSSGVAVTLDKHYRHMQ from the coding sequence ATGCTGCAACAACATTGGTTTATGTGGGGAATAGATATTTTTTCTGGTCTTTTATTAATGTTATTCTGGTTCTTGCTCATTGCGGTAATTTACATGTTTATCGCTGATAAACTGCAAACTAAACAAGCCATTCGGCATAACTACCCTGTCATCGGCCGTTTTAGGTATATTCTAGAAAAACAAGGCGAGTTTTTTAGACAATACTTTTTTGCCCAAGACCGCGAAGAGCTGCCATTTAATCGCGCCGAACGCAGTTGGGTATATCGCGCCGCTAAAAATGTTGACCGCACCATTGCGTTTGGTTCTACTCAGATCTTAGATAAACCGGGGGCAGTAATGTTCATGAACTCAGCATTCCCCATCAATGATCATGACACCCATAAAACCATCGCTGTCACCATTGGCCCCGATTGTAATCACCCTTACATAACCGAGAAAATTTGCCATATATCAGCAATGAGCTTTGGGGCATTGTCTCGTCCAGCGATTACAGCACTATCCCATGGCGCAGCAAAAGCAGGCTGTTGGCTCAATACTGGCGAGGGAGGATTAAGCCCTTACCATCTAAAAGGTCATTGTGATTTAGTATTTCAAATAGGCACAGCTAAATACGGTGTCCGTAATGCTCAAGGCCATTTAGACGCACAAAAACTCACCGAAATTGCAGCGCATCCTGAAGTCAAAATGTTTGAAATTAAGTTAAGCCAAGGTGCTAAGCCCGGTAAAGGTGGTATTTTACCCGCCATAAAAGTGACTGAAGAAATTGCCATTATTCGCGGGATCCCAGCGGGACAAGACTCAATTAGCCCCAATGGACACATTGAATTAAACAACGTAGCTGACATTGTCGATATGATAAATCAGGTAAGAGGTATTACCGGCAAACCAACAGGAATTAAGGCTGTGTTAGGCGATATGTCTTGGGTAACCGAATTCCTGGATGAAATTGAGCGCCGTGGTATTGAGCATGCACCAGACTTTTTTACCTTAGACAGTTCCGATGGCGGTACAGGCGCAGCGCCACAAGCTCTGATGGATAATGTGGGCTTACCACTACGACAGAGTTTACCGTTACTGGTTGATTTACTGAATGAACGCGGCTTTAAGCAACGCATTAAAATTATTGCTACGGGGAAAATGATCATACCCTCATATGTGGCATGGGCATTAGCCACTGGTGCCGATTTTATTGCTTCCGCCCGTGGAAATATGTTTGCCTTAGGCTGTATTCAATCGCTGCAATGTAACAAAGACACTTGCCCCACTGGCATTACAACTCATAATACACGACTACAAAAAGGCTTAGATCCTAAAGATAAATCGGTACGTGTCGCAAACTATAATCATTTTTTACACTATGATTTAATCATGATCGCACATTCATGCGGCGTAACAGATCCAAGATATTTAACCCGCCACCATGCTCGTATTGTGCAATCGTCTGGGGTCGCAGTCACTCTCGATAAACATTACCGACATATGCAATAG
- the tkt gene encoding transketolase, whose translation MSSRKVLANAIRALSMDAVQKANSGHPGAPMGMADIAEVLWNDFLKHNPTNPNWVDRDRFVLSNGHGSMLIYSLLHLSGYELPIEELKQFRQLHSKTPGHPEYGYTPGIETTTGPLGAGLSNAVGMAIAEKTLAAQFNRPGHEIVDHFTYCFLGDGCLMEGISHEASSLAGTLGLGKLVAFWDDNGISIDGHVEGWFTDDTPKRFEAYGWHVIAGVDGHDPDAIRAAIEQAKSVTDKPSMICCKTIIGFGSPNKSGSHDCHGAPLGDAEIAAAREFLNWPHAPFEIPSDVYAGWDAKQKGVANESLWNEKFGAYQAAFPELAAEYDRRVLKGDLPADFESKAQAFIQQSQDKAEGIASRKASQNAIGFFGAMLPELLGGSADLAGSNLTLWSGSKGIQDDPAGNYIYYGVREFGMSGIMNGASLHGGFINYGATFMMFMEYARNAVRMSALMGIQNIFVYTHDSIGQGEDGPTHQPVEQLANLRLTPNMAVWRPCDAAETAVSWKVAIERRNAPTALVFSRQGLKAQARSTEQLANVTKGGYVLSDCQGTAEVILIATGSEVQLAMDSAVELTKLGQKVRVVSMPSTTEFDKQDAAYKESVLPKGVTKRVAIEAAHTDFWYKYIGFDGGVVGMTTFGESAPGGDLLKHFGFTVDNVVKTVQSLG comes from the coding sequence ATGTCATCTCGTAAAGTACTCGCTAACGCCATTCGCGCCCTAAGTATGGATGCGGTTCAAAAAGCCAATTCTGGTCATCCAGGTGCCCCTATGGGTATGGCTGATATTGCCGAAGTGCTATGGAATGATTTTCTAAAGCACAATCCAACTAATCCTAACTGGGTCGATCGCGATCGTTTTGTACTATCAAACGGTCATGGCTCTATGCTTATATACTCTTTACTGCATTTATCGGGTTATGAATTGCCAATTGAAGAGCTAAAACAATTCCGTCAATTACATTCAAAAACCCCTGGTCATCCAGAATATGGTTACACCCCTGGCATTGAAACCACAACCGGTCCTTTAGGCGCGGGGCTCAGTAATGCTGTTGGTATGGCAATTGCTGAAAAAACCTTAGCGGCTCAGTTTAATCGCCCAGGCCACGAGATTGTTGATCACTTTACCTACTGTTTCTTAGGCGATGGTTGTTTAATGGAAGGTATTTCTCACGAAGCCAGTTCATTAGCGGGCACATTGGGTCTTGGTAAGTTAGTGGCATTTTGGGATGACAACGGTATTTCTATCGATGGTCATGTTGAAGGTTGGTTTACCGACGATACGCCTAAGCGTTTTGAAGCCTATGGCTGGCATGTTATTGCGGGTGTAGATGGTCATGATCCAGACGCTATCCGTGCTGCAATTGAACAAGCCAAATCAGTCACTGACAAGCCATCGATGATTTGCTGTAAAACCATTATTGGTTTCGGTTCGCCTAACAAATCGGGTAGCCATGATTGCCATGGTGCACCATTAGGTGATGCTGAAATCGCCGCGGCTCGTGAGTTCTTAAACTGGCCACATGCTCCTTTTGAAATCCCATCTGATGTTTATGCTGGTTGGGATGCTAAGCAAAAAGGTGTGGCCAATGAATCATTATGGAATGAAAAATTTGGCGCTTATCAAGCTGCATTTCCAGAACTCGCTGCAGAATATGATCGCCGGGTATTAAAAGGTGATTTACCTGCAGATTTCGAATCTAAAGCACAAGCTTTTATCCAACAAAGCCAAGATAAAGCTGAAGGTATTGCCAGCCGTAAAGCATCGCAAAATGCCATAGGTTTCTTCGGTGCCATGTTGCCAGAATTACTCGGTGGTAGCGCAGACTTAGCCGGTTCTAATTTAACGCTTTGGTCTGGTTCAAAAGGTATTCAAGACGATCCTGCCGGTAACTACATCTATTACGGTGTACGTGAATTTGGCATGAGCGGTATTATGAACGGCGCATCATTGCATGGTGGTTTTATTAACTATGGTGCAACCTTCATGATGTTTATGGAATATGCGCGTAACGCAGTACGTATGTCTGCATTAATGGGTATTCAAAATATTTTCGTGTATACCCATGACTCAATTGGTCAAGGTGAAGATGGTCCAACCCATCAGCCTGTTGAGCAATTAGCTAACTTGCGCTTAACGCCAAATATGGCCGTATGGCGTCCATGTGATGCAGCTGAAACGGCTGTTTCATGGAAAGTGGCGATTGAACGTCGCAATGCACCAACAGCGCTAGTCTTTAGCCGTCAGGGTCTTAAAGCACAAGCGCGTAGCACTGAGCAATTAGCTAACGTGACTAAAGGTGGTTATGTACTGTCTGATTGTCAAGGCACTGCAGAGGTGATTTTGATTGCCACCGGCAGTGAAGTGCAATTGGCGATGGATTCTGCCGTCGAGTTAACCAAGTTAGGTCAAAAAGTGCGTGTGGTTTCTATGCCTTCTACGACTGAGTTTGATAAGCAAGATGCTGCCTACAAAGAATCTGTCTTGCCAAAAGGTGTCACTAAACGTGTTGCCATTGAAGCTGCACATACAGATTTCTGGTACAAGTATATTGGTTTTGATGGTGGCGTAGTGGGTATGACGACCTTCGGTGAGTCAGCCCCTGGTGGTGATTTACTTAAGCATTTCGGCTTCACTGTTGATAATGTAGTAAAAACTGTCCAATCTTTAGGATAA
- a CDS encoding GNAT family N-acetyltransferase: MSFIIRKALLTDVAAIVQLERAHVDDELLGSNNQLHAHSLSKGEVIQLINQHWFIVAEEQEQIIGYVMAAKWSFLSAQPLYRHIIQKIKFTDLEGQTLSTTNSCQYGPVWIQESKRGKGVFSALVTELKKQVSNTFPFMITYVAADNARSLAAHQQKAAMTEIDQFSFEQRDYCLLATATATATVNGI, encoded by the coding sequence TTGTCATTTATTATCCGTAAGGCGTTATTAACCGATGTTGCTGCTATTGTGCAGTTAGAACGTGCTCATGTAGATGATGAGTTGCTAGGTTCAAATAACCAACTTCATGCTCATTCACTCAGCAAAGGCGAGGTGATACAGCTTATCAATCAGCATTGGTTTATCGTGGCAGAAGAGCAAGAGCAAATCATTGGTTATGTGATGGCAGCCAAATGGTCCTTTCTTTCCGCGCAACCATTGTATCGCCATATTATTCAAAAAATTAAGTTTACCGATTTAGAGGGACAAACTTTATCGACCACTAATTCATGCCAATATGGGCCGGTTTGGATCCAAGAATCAAAACGTGGCAAAGGAGTATTTTCGGCGTTAGTCACTGAATTAAAAAAACAAGTAAGCAATACCTTTCCATTTATGATTACGTATGTCGCCGCAGACAATGCGCGTTCATTAGCCGCACATCAACAAAAAGCGGCGATGACAGAGATTGATCAATTTAGTTTTGAACAACGTGATTATTGTTTACTGGCCACTGCCACTGCCACTGCCACGGTAAATGGTATCTGA
- the metK gene encoding methionine adenosyltransferase, whose translation MAKHLFTSESVSEGHPDKIADQISDAVLDAILEQDPKARVACETYVKTGMVLVGGEVTTSAWVDIEEITRKTVREIGYTNSDMGFDADSCAVLNAIGKQSPDINQGVDRSDPAEQGAGDQGLMFGYASNETDVLMPAPITYAHKLVKRQSEVRKDGTLPWLRPDAKSQVTFAYDDGKIIGIDAIVLSTQHREDVKQADLIEAVMETIIKPVLPAQWLNKDTKYFINPTGRFVIGGPVGDCGLTGRKIIVDTYGGMARHGGGAFSGKDPSKVDRSAAYAARYVAKNIVAAGLADRCELQVSYAIGVAEPTSISIETFGTGKVSEEVLIKLIRQHFELRPYGLTAMLDLARPIYQQTAAYGHFGRDIFPWEATDKAEILRADAGL comes from the coding sequence ATGGCAAAGCACTTGTTTACCTCTGAGTCTGTCTCAGAAGGTCATCCAGATAAAATCGCCGATCAGATTTCTGATGCGGTATTAGACGCAATACTTGAGCAAGATCCAAAAGCTCGTGTTGCGTGCGAAACATATGTTAAAACCGGTATGGTATTAGTGGGCGGCGAAGTCACCACTTCTGCTTGGGTAGATATTGAAGAAATTACCCGTAAAACCGTGCGCGAAATCGGTTACACCAATTCGGATATGGGTTTTGATGCAGATTCATGTGCTGTACTGAACGCCATTGGCAAACAGTCACCAGACATTAATCAAGGTGTTGATCGCTCAGATCCGGCTGAACAAGGCGCGGGTGACCAGGGCTTAATGTTTGGCTATGCCAGCAATGAAACCGATGTATTGATGCCTGCACCTATCACTTACGCGCACAAATTAGTTAAGCGTCAGTCTGAAGTGCGTAAAGATGGCACCCTACCTTGGTTACGCCCAGATGCGAAAAGCCAAGTAACGTTTGCCTATGACGATGGCAAAATCATCGGTATCGATGCGATTGTATTGTCAACGCAACATCGTGAAGACGTGAAACAAGCTGATTTGATTGAAGCGGTAATGGAAACCATCATCAAGCCTGTATTACCGGCACAATGGTTAAATAAAGACACTAAATACTTTATTAATCCTACCGGTCGCTTTGTAATTGGTGGACCTGTTGGTGATTGTGGTTTAACCGGACGTAAGATTATCGTAGATACTTACGGCGGAATGGCCCGTCATGGCGGCGGAGCATTCTCTGGTAAAGACCCATCTAAAGTAGATCGAAGTGCCGCTTACGCTGCACGTTATGTGGCTAAAAACATTGTTGCGGCTGGCCTTGCTGATCGCTGTGAACTTCAAGTGTCTTACGCCATTGGTGTGGCAGAGCCAACATCTATCAGTATTGAAACATTCGGTACCGGTAAAGTGTCTGAAGAAGTGTTAATCAAATTGATTCGTCAACACTTTGAGTTACGTCCATATGGCTTAACGGCAATGCTAGATTTGGCACGTCCAATCTACCAACAAACCGCTGCTTATGGTCATTTCGGTCGCGATATATTCCCTTGGGAAGCGACAGATAAAGCTGAAATCCTTCGGGCTGATGCTGGGCTATAA
- the epd gene encoding erythrose-4-phosphate dehydrogenase — protein sequence MIRVAINGYGRIGRSILRALYESGKRQQIQIVAINELAKPEAICHLTQYDTTHGRFKHNVKLKGDQLLIGDDSILLLNQADANLLPWAELDIDIVYEATGSLIDRQACEAHIHAGAKQVLISHPSSADVDATIVYGVNHDLLRADHTVISNASCTTNCIVPVIDVLDKHFEIKSGAITTIHSAMNDQQVIDAYHDDLRRTRAAGQSIIPVDTKLARGIERILPHMKDKFEAISVRVPTINVTAIDLSVTLEKKVNIEQINSVLELASNGSFNGILGYTDEPLVSCDFNHDPRSSIVDGTQTRVSAGHLVKLLLWCDNEWGYANRMLDTSLAMIQAKLDR from the coding sequence ATGATTCGAGTTGCAATTAATGGTTATGGCCGGATTGGCCGCTCAATACTTCGTGCACTGTACGAATCTGGTAAACGTCAACAAATTCAAATTGTGGCGATTAATGAGCTGGCAAAGCCAGAAGCTATTTGTCATTTAACCCAATACGACACTACTCATGGTCGTTTCAAGCATAACGTTAAGCTAAAGGGTGATCAGTTGCTTATTGGTGATGACAGTATTTTGTTACTCAATCAAGCTGATGCTAACTTATTGCCTTGGGCTGAGCTTGATATTGATATCGTTTATGAAGCCACCGGCAGCTTAATTGATCGTCAAGCTTGCGAAGCACACATTCATGCTGGCGCTAAGCAAGTGCTGATTAGCCATCCTTCTTCTGCAGATGTTGATGCAACCATTGTGTATGGTGTTAATCATGATTTATTGCGTGCAGACCATACGGTTATTTCTAATGCGTCTTGCACTACCAATTGTATTGTCCCGGTTATCGATGTATTGGATAAGCATTTTGAAATTAAAAGTGGGGCTATTACGACTATTCACTCGGCGATGAATGATCAGCAGGTCATTGACGCTTATCATGATGATTTACGTCGAACGCGCGCCGCAGGCCAGTCCATTATTCCTGTTGATACTAAATTAGCTCGAGGCATCGAACGTATTTTGCCGCACATGAAAGATAAGTTTGAAGCTATTTCTGTGCGTGTGCCCACCATTAATGTGACCGCGATCGATTTATCCGTCACCCTTGAGAAAAAAGTCAATATTGAACAGATCAACAGTGTGTTAGAACTTGCCTCAAACGGAAGTTTTAATGGTATTTTAGGCTATACTGACGAGCCTCTGGTATCGTGTGACTTTAACCATGATCCACGTTCAAGTATTGTCGATGGTACCCAAACCCGTGTTAGCGCTGGCCACTTGGTCAAATTATTATTATGGTGCGATAACGAATGGGGTTATGCCAACCGCATGCTTGATACCAGTTTAGCGATGATCCAAGCAAAATTAGATCGGTAA
- a CDS encoding META domain-containing protein — MIKHILGATVIFLGLSACQNHTQIVSNEQLIGTWHVEVVLDTPTINNSPAKLVFAQNGELSGNNSCNQFFGHYNQQGNRLQMAPSGSTMKACVDSLMAQEADLMHAIAQVQQIDFSKGKLNLLSEKGDTLLVLTKQSSPRSLYKESLYNESSDKASLNTAPY; from the coding sequence ATGATAAAGCATATTCTTGGCGCCACCGTTATATTTTTAGGCCTTAGTGCTTGTCAAAACCACACTCAAATTGTCTCAAATGAACAATTAATTGGTACTTGGCATGTAGAAGTCGTCCTTGACACTCCTACCATTAATAATAGCCCAGCAAAATTAGTTTTTGCCCAAAATGGTGAGTTAAGCGGCAATAACAGCTGTAATCAATTTTTTGGTCATTACAATCAACAAGGAAATCGACTCCAAATGGCACCGTCGGGTTCAACTATGAAAGCTTGTGTAGATAGTTTAATGGCCCAAGAAGCGGATTTGATGCACGCTATTGCACAGGTACAACAGATTGATTTCTCAAAAGGCAAACTCAATCTGCTGTCTGAAAAGGGTGATACGCTATTGGTACTAACAAAACAATCATCGCCACGATCGTTATACAAAGAATCGTTATATAACGAGTCGTCCGATAAAGCCTCTTTAAATACTGCACCCTATTAA
- the argR gene encoding transcriptional regulator ArgR yields the protein MPATRNQDELVRTFKAILKEERFGSQSEIVIALQAEGFGNINQSKVSRMLSKFGAVRTRNAKQEMVYCLPAELGVPTAGSPVKNLVLDVDHNQAMIVVRTSPGAAQLIARLLDSIGKPEGILGTIAGDDTIFICPASIKTIDDTLETVRSLFNYSE from the coding sequence ATGCCAGCGACAAGAAATCAGGATGAGCTCGTTCGAACTTTTAAGGCGATTCTGAAAGAAGAACGTTTTGGAAGCCAAAGCGAGATTGTTATTGCGCTTCAAGCCGAAGGATTCGGTAATATTAATCAATCTAAGGTCTCTCGCATGCTCAGCAAGTTTGGTGCTGTGCGAACTCGAAATGCTAAGCAAGAGATGGTGTATTGCCTCCCTGCCGAGCTAGGCGTTCCGACTGCGGGTAGTCCAGTTAAGAATTTAGTACTGGATGTTGACCATAACCAAGCCATGATTGTGGTAAGAACCAGCCCAGGTGCAGCGCAATTAATTGCACGTTTGCTCGATTCAATAGGCAAACCAGAAGGCATATTAGGTACCATTGCCGGCGATGATACTATTTTTATTTGCCCAGCAAGCATAAAAACTATTGATGATACTCTCGAAACGGTTAGATCCTTATTCAACTATAGTGAATAA
- a CDS encoding DUF5610 domain-containing protein, whose protein sequence is MDVNNAASTNATPALESKSTSTRAATSSTQAASNNASSAVNLSTKISASQLSRQIMNNNILAAQEEVSIAAGDKSMALLYRAAIEAINEELAPMRGENSVQKSLASGVDYSPEATADRIVSFATAFFSVHQQQNQSMVLDEQVDSFMLKIGDAIDHGFKEASDILSGLKVLEGDIAAGVDKTYELIQQGLAQFRQDKSTKDGSQSVTQAT, encoded by the coding sequence ATGGATGTTAACAATGCGGCTTCAACTAATGCGACCCCTGCACTAGAAAGTAAAAGCACTTCAACCCGTGCCGCCACTTCGTCAACTCAAGCCGCTTCCAATAACGCTAGCTCAGCGGTCAACTTATCCACCAAAATATCAGCGAGCCAACTCAGTCGTCAAATAATGAATAACAACATTCTGGCAGCACAAGAGGAAGTGAGCATTGCTGCCGGTGACAAGTCCATGGCATTACTTTATCGCGCCGCGATTGAAGCCATTAACGAAGAGCTTGCACCAATGCGAGGAGAAAACTCAGTCCAAAAGAGCCTTGCGAGTGGGGTGGATTACTCGCCAGAAGCAACTGCTGATCGTATTGTTAGCTTTGCAACAGCGTTTTTCTCTGTGCATCAACAACAAAACCAATCTATGGTGCTCGATGAACAAGTTGACAGCTTTATGCTCAAAATTGGAGATGCAATCGATCACGGCTTTAAAGAGGCAAGTGATATTTTGTCTGGTTTAAAAGTACTAGAGGGCGATATTGCTGCTGGTGTTGATAAAACATATGAGCTGATACAGCAAGGGTTAGCGCAATTTAGACAGGATAAGTCGACTAAAGATGGATCACAAAGCGTGACTCAAGCTACTTAG